A genome region from Aurantiacibacter sp. MUD61 includes the following:
- a CDS encoding SPOR domain-containing protein: MLRNTTMLGVAIAAMTVLATPAPALAQVREGVEAWSRGDYAAAVAEWQAPAEAGDADALFNLAQAYRLGRGVPQDEARAEALYAQAAQAGHVQAADTYGLMLFQDGRREEALPYVEGAASRGDPRAQYLLGIAHFNGDIVGRDWTRAYALLTLANAAGLPQASAAITQMDQHIPIEQRQAAAGLARQMEADAERARAVELAAADLGAQAPAPQARPAASPRVPRPIPTVDVSPSIAAARDAVRQAREATGTESPADAGATFARGEPRSAPPPVRVAEARPPATATPAPAPAAAPPPRDRTSGPWRVQLGAFGVAGNAERLWNRLASRPEIAGRERLLIPTGRVTRLQAGGYATRDEAQTACNSLRSAGVDCLVRSD, from the coding sequence ATGTTGCGAAACACGACAATGCTGGGAGTGGCCATCGCCGCGATGACCGTTCTTGCCACGCCCGCGCCTGCACTTGCTCAGGTGCGGGAAGGTGTCGAGGCTTGGAGCAGGGGCGATTACGCAGCCGCCGTGGCTGAGTGGCAGGCCCCGGCTGAAGCTGGCGATGCGGACGCACTGTTCAATCTGGCGCAGGCTTACCGGCTTGGCCGCGGAGTGCCGCAGGATGAGGCGCGAGCAGAGGCGCTTTATGCGCAGGCTGCGCAGGCGGGCCATGTGCAGGCCGCCGATACCTATGGCCTCATGCTCTTCCAGGATGGCAGGCGTGAAGAGGCTTTGCCCTATGTTGAGGGTGCAGCCAGTCGCGGGGATCCGCGCGCACAATATCTTCTCGGCATCGCCCATTTCAACGGCGACATCGTCGGGCGCGACTGGACGCGGGCTTATGCGCTGCTCACGCTTGCGAATGCGGCAGGACTGCCTCAGGCGAGCGCGGCTATCACGCAGATGGATCAGCATATTCCGATCGAGCAACGACAAGCCGCCGCCGGATTGGCGCGCCAGATGGAAGCCGATGCTGAGCGCGCGCGTGCAGTCGAATTGGCGGCTGCCGATCTGGGCGCGCAGGCTCCAGCCCCTCAGGCACGCCCTGCCGCGAGCCCGCGCGTGCCACGTCCGATCCCGACAGTCGATGTTTCGCCTTCGATTGCCGCTGCGCGCGATGCCGTGCGGCAGGCGCGCGAGGCGACCGGAACGGAAAGCCCCGCTGATGCAGGCGCCACTTTCGCGAGGGGTGAGCCGCGCTCTGCCCCGCCGCCTGTCAGAGTGGCAGAGGCACGTCCGCCAGCCACAGCAACACCGGCGCCCGCGCCAGCAGCCGCGCCGCCGCCGCGCGATCGCACCAGCGGCCCCTGGCGCGTACAGCTCGGAGCATTCGGCGTGGCAGGCAATGCAGAGCGGCTGTGGAACCGCCTTGCATCGCGGCCAGAGATTGCCGGGCGCGAGCGTTTGCTCATCCCGACAGGTCGCGTCACGCGTCTGCAGGCTGGTGGCTATGCAACGCGTGATGAGGCACAGACGGCGTGCAATTCGCTCCGCAGCGCAGGCGTGGATTGCCTCGTCCGCAGCGACTGA
- a CDS encoding DUF418 domain-containing protein produces MTEQATPDGEPAAIAPTTGAERLASLDLIRGIAVLGILAANIVFFGHPQMAYMWPDGFVSDAGDPDRWMWIAQFVLIDGKMRGLFTLLFGAGIILFMEKAWERGGDEMLLVRRMAFLLLFGLIHYFFIWRGDILTLYAMAGMVGLIFLRMKGKGLIILGVLAYVIGGLIYAFLNAVPHLMMQVDTANNPMMADAIAQMNGEKERILGDDAAETAILTTGNYVDFVRHNFAEHLTEPFSNGILLLIFETVPLMLIGMGLYKVGLFEGKLNPTKTAIWGWIGVISGSAVTLLIAIAIARDGITFWESVAAFSSYSVHPRLPVIIGLISLLALYGANAKGWLAERLSAAGRAAFTNYLGTSVLMMLIFHPWAGGLWGELSRPELYLVVALGWAVMLGWSKPWLEKYRYGPLEWLWRCLTYGKRFPLKR; encoded by the coding sequence ATGACCGAACAGGCAACGCCGGATGGCGAGCCCGCTGCGATTGCGCCAACCACCGGGGCTGAGCGCCTCGCCAGCCTCGACCTGATCCGCGGGATAGCGGTTCTCGGCATTCTGGCGGCGAACATCGTGTTTTTCGGGCATCCGCAGATGGCCTATATGTGGCCCGATGGCTTCGTATCCGATGCGGGCGATCCCGATCGCTGGATGTGGATCGCACAGTTCGTCCTCATCGATGGCAAAATGCGCGGGCTTTTCACCCTGTTGTTCGGCGCGGGCATCATCCTGTTCATGGAGAAGGCTTGGGAACGCGGCGGGGATGAAATGCTGCTGGTCAGGCGAATGGCCTTCCTGTTGCTGTTCGGCCTGATCCATTACTTCTTCATCTGGCGCGGGGACATTCTGACGCTCTACGCCATGGCCGGCATGGTGGGGCTCATATTCCTGCGGATGAAAGGCAAGGGGCTGATTATTCTGGGTGTGCTCGCCTATGTCATCGGCGGGCTGATCTATGCTTTCCTCAACGCCGTGCCGCATCTGATGATGCAGGTGGACACCGCCAACAATCCGATGATGGCGGATGCTATAGCGCAAATGAATGGCGAAAAAGAGCGTATCCTTGGCGATGATGCGGCGGAGACCGCGATCCTGACGACAGGCAATTATGTCGACTTCGTCCGCCACAATTTTGCCGAGCACCTGACCGAACCTTTCAGCAACGGCATCCTGCTGCTGATTTTTGAAACGGTTCCGCTGATGCTGATCGGCATGGGCCTTTACAAAGTTGGCCTGTTCGAGGGGAAACTCAATCCGACGAAGACGGCGATCTGGGGCTGGATCGGCGTGATTTCAGGCAGCGCAGTGACGCTGCTCATCGCGATAGCTATCGCGCGCGACGGGATCACGTTCTGGGAGTCGGTCGCCGCTTTCAGCAGCTATTCGGTCCACCCGCGCTTGCCGGTCATCATTGGGCTGATTTCCCTGCTGGCGCTGTATGGCGCAAATGCAAAGGGCTGGCTGGCAGAGCGCCTCTCTGCAGCGGGCCGTGCTGCCTTCACCAATTATCTCGGCACATCGGTGCTGATGATGCTAATCTTCCACCCATGGGCAGGCGGGCTGTGGGGCGAGCTTTCACGCCCTGAACTCTACCTGGTCGTGGCGCTGGGCTGGGCGGTGATGCTCGGCTGGTCGAAGCCTTGGCTGGAGAAATATCGCTACGGTCCGCTCGAATGGCTGTGGCGCTGCCTGACCTACGGAAAGCGGTTTCCGCTGAAACGTTGA
- a CDS encoding (2Fe-2S)-binding protein: protein MANTENRRLMYTCICNAIRECDLRKAARQHNGNAESVYAKLGKKPNCGNCLEEAEDVIREEREALIDPAIAA, encoded by the coding sequence GTGGCGAACACGGAGAATCGCCGCCTCATGTACACCTGCATCTGTAACGCCATTCGCGAATGCGACCTGCGCAAGGCAGCGCGCCAGCATAATGGCAATGCGGAAAGCGTGTACGCAAAGCTCGGCAAGAAGCCTAACTGCGGCAATTGCCTGGAAGAGGCGGAGGACGTGATCCGTGAAGAGCGTGAAGCGCTGATCGATCCAGCCATCGCCGCCTGA
- the bfr gene encoding bacterioferritin, with protein sequence MKGDEKVIEFLNKALTNELTAINQYWLHYRVLEDWGVSKLAAYERKESIEEMEHADKLAERVLFLNGLPNFQAIHKLKVGETVEEILKADLALEHDAIPLLRDAIEYCESVRDYVSRDLFAHILDNEEEHLDFLETQFDMIERMGLENYV encoded by the coding sequence ATGAAGGGCGACGAAAAGGTCATCGAATTTCTCAACAAGGCGCTCACCAATGAGCTGACCGCGATCAACCAGTACTGGCTGCATTACCGCGTGCTCGAAGATTGGGGTGTTTCCAAGCTTGCCGCGTATGAGCGCAAGGAATCGATCGAGGAAATGGAGCACGCCGACAAGCTCGCAGAGCGCGTCCTGTTCCTGAATGGCCTCCCCAATTTTCAGGCGATTCACAAACTCAAGGTCGGTGAAACGGTCGAGGAAATCCTCAAGGCCGATCTGGCGCTGGAGCACGATGCCATCCCGCTGCTGCGCGATGCCATTGAATATTGCGAAAGCGTGCGCGACTATGTCAGCCGCGATCTGTTTGCCCACATCCTCGACAATGAAGAAGAGCATCTCGATTTCCTCGAAACGCAATTCGACATGATCGAACGGATGGGACTGGAAAATTACGTCTAG
- a CDS encoding DUF2721 domain-containing protein produces MIEYLSLTGDLIERTSSTARVQQMVQLSLAPVFLLAGIGAMLNVMNARLTWLVDRIEFVDRRREKGLAGRDAEELPALRLRQKHAQRAVNLSTAAALTICLVVALLFISAFIEPRIGTLVAVLWIATMAQLSAALLLFFRETRLATSTAKERRKLSREIKAREENDPE; encoded by the coding sequence GTGATCGAGTATCTCTCGCTGACCGGCGATCTGATCGAGCGGACCTCAAGCACCGCACGCGTGCAGCAGATGGTGCAATTGAGCCTGGCGCCGGTGTTCCTTCTCGCCGGTATCGGAGCCATGCTTAACGTGATGAACGCGCGCCTCACCTGGCTCGTTGACCGGATTGAGTTCGTCGACCGGCGGCGCGAGAAAGGCTTGGCGGGGCGCGATGCCGAGGAATTGCCGGCCTTGCGCTTGCGCCAGAAACACGCCCAGCGTGCGGTCAATCTCTCAACCGCTGCAGCGCTGACGATCTGTCTGGTTGTCGCCCTATTGTTCATCAGTGCCTTTATCGAGCCGCGCATTGGCACGCTCGTCGCCGTGCTCTGGATCGCCACGATGGCTCAGCTCTCGGCGGCCTTGCTGCTCTTCTTCCGTGAGACGCGTCTGGCGACTTCTACTGCCAAAGAGCGGCGCAAGCTGAGCCGCGAGATCAAGGCGCGTGAGGAAAACGATCCTGAGTAA
- the der gene encoding ribosome biogenesis GTPase Der, with the protein MPARKLPQVVIIGRPNVGKSTLFNRLIGKRLALVDDQPGVTRDRRMGEAGLLGLEFEAVDTAGWEDEEDASLPGRMRVQTQVSLKGADAALFVIDSRAGLTPLDEEIGRWLREQEVPVVLVANKAEGNAGESGILESYSLGLGDPVPVSAEHGEGVADLYSALVPLIADKAEQLELEAEQVKAIAADELAARAEAAAAAGEDFELEEHDPEAPLSLAIVGRPNAGKSTLINRLLDEDRLLTGPEAGITRDSIAVDWEWDDPKTGQTRIIKLIDTAGMRKRAKVVDKLEKLSVSDGLRAVDYAEVVVLLLDATRGLEVQDLKIASRVIEEGRALMVAINKWDVADDPSALFNGIRSALEEGLSQLRGVPLFAVSAKTGKGLDTMLGAAFKLRDDWSRRVPTSALNRWFDDALSANPPPAPGGRRIKLRYITQVGTRPPRFVIFGSRLFDLPNSYERYLLNGIRKQLGFGAVPVRLTLKSPKNPYDDNQGGGGKFSGPKS; encoded by the coding sequence ATGCCCGCACGTAAACTCCCCCAGGTCGTCATCATCGGCCGCCCTAATGTCGGTAAATCGACACTGTTCAATCGGCTGATTGGCAAGCGCCTGGCGCTGGTCGATGACCAGCCCGGTGTCACGCGCGATCGCCGCATGGGCGAAGCAGGTTTGCTTGGCCTCGAATTCGAAGCTGTCGATACCGCCGGTTGGGAAGATGAGGAGGATGCCTCGCTCCCCGGACGCATGCGGGTGCAGACGCAGGTTTCGCTGAAAGGTGCAGATGCGGCGCTGTTCGTGATCGACAGCCGTGCCGGGCTAACTCCGCTCGACGAAGAAATCGGCCGCTGGCTGCGCGAGCAGGAAGTGCCCGTCGTGCTGGTCGCGAACAAGGCGGAAGGCAATGCCGGTGAAAGCGGCATTCTGGAAAGCTATTCGCTGGGACTGGGCGATCCGGTGCCCGTCAGCGCAGAGCATGGCGAAGGCGTGGCTGATCTCTACTCTGCGCTGGTGCCGCTCATCGCCGACAAGGCTGAGCAATTGGAGCTCGAAGCCGAGCAGGTCAAAGCCATCGCCGCAGATGAACTTGCCGCACGCGCCGAAGCTGCCGCCGCTGCGGGTGAAGACTTCGAGCTGGAAGAGCACGATCCCGAGGCGCCGTTGAGCCTCGCCATCGTCGGTCGCCCCAATGCCGGTAAGAGCACGCTGATCAACCGCCTGCTCGATGAAGACCGCCTGCTAACCGGCCCCGAGGCCGGCATCACGCGCGATTCCATTGCAGTCGACTGGGAATGGGATGATCCCAAGACCGGCCAGACACGCATCATCAAGCTGATCGACACCGCTGGCATGCGCAAACGCGCCAAGGTTGTCGACAAGCTGGAAAAACTGTCTGTTTCCGATGGCCTGCGCGCAGTGGATTATGCCGAAGTTGTCGTGTTGCTGCTCGATGCAACGCGCGGGCTGGAAGTGCAGGATCTCAAGATCGCTAGCCGCGTGATCGAGGAAGGCCGCGCGTTGATGGTCGCTATCAACAAATGGGATGTGGCGGATGATCCGTCTGCCCTGTTCAACGGCATCCGCAGCGCGCTCGAAGAAGGTCTCTCGCAATTGCGCGGGGTGCCGTTGTTCGCTGTGTCGGCCAAGACCGGCAAGGGACTCGACACAATGCTGGGCGCCGCTTTCAAGCTGCGCGATGACTGGAGCCGCCGCGTTCCGACATCGGCGCTCAACCGCTGGTTCGACGATGCGCTCTCCGCCAATCCGCCACCTGCGCCCGGTGGCCGCCGGATCAAGCTGCGCTACATTACGCAGGTCGGCACCCGTCCGCCGCGCTTCGTCATTTTCGGCTCGCGCCTGTTCGATCTGCCCAACAGCTATGAGCGCTATCTGCTCAACGGCATCCGCAAGCAGCTTGGCTTTGGCGCGGTGCCTGTGCGCCTGACGCTCAAGAGCCCAAAGAACCCCTATGATGACAATCAGGGCGGCGGGGGCAAGTTCAGCGGGCCCAAGTCGTGA
- a CDS encoding VOC family protein: MTKYLHSMIRVADPEATVDFFRIIGLNEVRRMDNEKGRFTLIFLAAPGQEGVAEVELTYNWPPEDGSAPESYDGGRNFGHLAYRVEDIYETCQKLMDAGVTINRPPRDGHMAFVRTPDGISIELLQDGYLDPQEPWASMENTGSW; encoded by the coding sequence ATGACCAAATATCTCCACAGCATGATCCGCGTCGCCGACCCGGAAGCCACAGTCGATTTCTTCAGGATCATCGGCCTCAACGAGGTGCGGCGGATGGACAATGAAAAGGGTCGCTTCACGCTGATCTTCCTTGCCGCTCCCGGACAGGAAGGCGTTGCGGAAGTGGAGCTCACCTATAATTGGCCGCCCGAAGATGGCAGCGCCCCCGAGAGCTATGACGGAGGCCGCAACTTCGGCCACCTCGCCTACCGGGTCGAGGACATCTACGAGACCTGCCAGAAGCTGATGGACGCAGGCGTCACCATCAACAGGCCGCCCCGCGATGGTCATATGGCCTTCGTCCGCACGCCCGATGGCATCAGTATCGAGCTGCTGCAGGATGGCTATCTAGACCCACAGGAGCCATGGGCGAGCATGGAAAACACCGGCAGCTGGTGA
- a CDS encoding TorF family putative porin, with protein sequence MLTSVRSLGAASIFALSTLAAMPAVAQDEEEDDIGVEVSANVAITSDYKFRGVSLSDGDIAVQGGVDVGLPAGFYIGTWASSIDEDTVGYGHTELDIYGGWAAEFGNISTDVGVIMYIYPNAGAGDFDYVEVYGSVGAALGPVEATLGVAYAPEQDSLGGTDNFYIYTDLSAGLPGTPVSVFAHAGYTDGFLTFTDDGEALDYAIGVEAALGSVVSVSAAFVGVEGDVLIDPDGTFTDDSVVLTLSASF encoded by the coding sequence ATGCTTACGTCCGTTCGCAGCCTTGGCGCTGCATCTATTTTTGCACTCTCCACGCTCGCCGCGATGCCCGCCGTCGCGCAAGATGAGGAAGAAGACGACATCGGTGTCGAAGTTTCGGCCAATGTCGCAATCACCAGCGATTACAAATTCCGCGGTGTCTCCCTCTCCGACGGCGATATTGCCGTTCAAGGCGGCGTCGATGTCGGCCTGCCCGCAGGCTTTTACATCGGCACCTGGGCCTCTTCGATTGACGAAGACACTGTAGGCTACGGCCATACAGAGCTCGATATCTATGGCGGATGGGCCGCTGAATTCGGCAACATCTCCACCGACGTCGGCGTCATCATGTACATCTACCCGAATGCCGGGGCAGGCGATTTCGACTATGTCGAGGTCTATGGCTCGGTTGGCGCGGCGCTTGGCCCGGTCGAAGCAACGCTTGGCGTCGCTTACGCTCCCGAACAGGATTCGCTTGGCGGCACCGACAATTTCTACATCTACACCGATTTGAGCGCAGGACTTCCTGGTACTCCGGTCTCTGTTTTCGCCCACGCCGGTTACACGGATGGCTTCCTGACATTCACCGACGACGGTGAGGCTCTGGATTACGCGATCGGCGTTGAGGCAGCGCTCGGTTCGGTCGTTTCCGTCAGCGCCGCTTTTGTCGGCGTCGAAGGCGATGTGCTGATCGATCCCGATGGCACATTCACTGACGATTCGGTTGTGCTCACGCTCTCCGCGAGCTTCTGA
- a CDS encoding metallophosphoesterase family protein has product MIQYVTNMFGTKKAKKSLPRIPAGQRVYAVGDIHGRADLFTALAETIDAEIEECEADGIECHIILLGDLVDRGPDSAGVIDFAKAWGKRRSVRTLIGNHEEMFLDAFESKDVLRHFLRHGGRETLMSYGIERKAFSKLSLPEIQELMEETVPAKHRKFLRKCEDLVQLGDYIFVHAGISPGVPLDQQKKRALRWIREPFLSHTGSHGVVVVHGHTITDEPVQTGNRIGIDTGAYASGRLTALVLEDDARRYLTARETKKGNIKVDGAKVPA; this is encoded by the coding sequence ATGATCCAGTACGTTACCAATATGTTTGGCACCAAGAAGGCGAAGAAGAGCCTGCCCCGCATCCCCGCCGGGCAGAGGGTCTATGCCGTGGGCGACATACATGGCCGCGCGGACCTGTTCACCGCCCTTGCCGAAACGATCGATGCCGAGATCGAGGAATGCGAGGCCGATGGCATCGAATGCCACATCATCCTGCTTGGCGATCTGGTGGATCGCGGACCGGACAGTGCAGGCGTCATCGACTTCGCCAAGGCGTGGGGCAAGCGTCGCAGCGTCCGCACGCTGATCGGCAATCATGAGGAAATGTTCCTCGATGCGTTCGAAAGCAAGGACGTGCTGCGACACTTCCTGCGCCATGGCGGGCGCGAAACGCTGATGAGCTATGGCATCGAGCGCAAGGCCTTCTCCAAGCTTTCGTTGCCCGAAATCCAGGAGCTCATGGAAGAGACGGTTCCTGCCAAGCACCGCAAGTTCCTGCGTAAATGCGAGGATCTGGTGCAGCTTGGCGATTACATCTTCGTGCACGCTGGCATTTCTCCGGGTGTCCCGCTCGATCAGCAGAAGAAGCGCGCGCTGCGCTGGATTAGGGAGCCGTTCCTCAGCCACACCGGCTCGCACGGCGTTGTGGTGGTTCACGGCCATACGATCACCGATGAACCTGTGCAGACGGGCAACCGCATCGGTATCGATACTGGTGCCTATGCCAGCGGCAGGCTGACCGCGCTGGTGCTGGAGGACGATGCCCGCCGCTATCTCACCGCGCGTGAAACGAAGAAGGGCAATATCAAGGTCGATGGCGCGAAAGTGCCTGCCTGA
- a CDS encoding N-acetylmuramoyl-L-alanine amidase, giving the protein MADELVHREQLSPNCNDRALPIFMVVLHYTEMKPVETAIERMCDPEAQVSAHYCITEEGEVIRLVPEEKRAWHAGVSYWRGHKDVNSASIGIELDHPGHGLGYRGFADAQIEALVPLLHRIVKEHDIPRANVVGHSDVAPARKIDPGELFPWDRLAEYKLCLPRPEKLEQGDVFDNDASFYLALERFGYDITDGYKAVEAFQRRWRPERIDGQICGEVRAILFQLLLDRDRGLAR; this is encoded by the coding sequence ATGGCTGACGAGCTGGTCCACCGCGAGCAGCTCTCGCCCAATTGCAACGACCGCGCGCTGCCCATTTTCATGGTGGTGCTGCACTACACAGAGATGAAGCCGGTCGAGACCGCGATCGAGCGGATGTGCGATCCTGAGGCGCAGGTGAGCGCGCACTACTGCATCACCGAGGAAGGCGAAGTCATTCGCCTGGTGCCGGAGGAAAAGCGCGCGTGGCACGCGGGGGTATCCTACTGGCGCGGGCATAAGGATGTGAACTCCGCCAGCATCGGGATCGAGCTCGATCATCCCGGACATGGCCTCGGCTATCGCGGCTTTGCCGATGCGCAGATCGAGGCGCTGGTGCCGCTGCTCCATCGCATCGTGAAAGAGCACGACATCCCGCGCGCCAACGTGGTCGGTCATTCAGACGTAGCCCCGGCACGCAAGATCGATCCGGGCGAGCTGTTTCCATGGGATCGCCTTGCCGAATACAAGCTCTGCCTGCCCCGCCCTGAAAAGCTGGAGCAGGGCGATGTGTTCGACAATGATGCGAGCTTCTACCTCGCGCTGGAGCGCTTCGGATACGACATCACCGATGGGTACAAGGCGGTCGAAGCCTTCCAACGCCGCTGGCGGCCTGAGCGGATCGACGGGCAGATCTGCGGAGAAGTGCGCGCGATCCTCTTCCAGCTTCTGCTTGATCGCGACAGAGGATTGGCGCGGTGA
- a CDS encoding histidine phosphotransferase family protein: protein MTSSTDLAALLCSRLCHDMLSPVGALNNGLELLADESDPAMRQRCLELLEQSARTSASKLKFFRLAYGAAGGFGEAVPSEEPRDLLEALTAENERLTFDWAVSEATLTKPAVKVLLNLAAMGLESLVRGGTLAVGAERQDGATEIAIRASGPKVAFDDTIGQALSGKLDAGQITGRTAPAHMIKLLCDEQGGGVQYAHTPEALVLGAVLPDAEGMIG, encoded by the coding sequence ATGACTTCCTCCACCGATCTTGCCGCCCTGCTCTGTTCGCGCCTGTGCCACGACATGCTGAGCCCTGTCGGGGCGCTCAATAACGGTCTGGAGCTGCTGGCCGACGAAAGCGATCCGGCCATGCGCCAGCGCTGCCTTGAGCTGCTGGAGCAAAGCGCGCGTACTTCGGCGAGCAAGCTCAAGTTCTTCCGCCTCGCTTACGGTGCAGCTGGCGGCTTCGGTGAAGCCGTACCGTCCGAGGAACCGCGCGATCTGTTGGAAGCGCTGACGGCCGAAAACGAGCGGCTGACATTCGATTGGGCGGTGTCCGAAGCGACGCTAACCAAACCCGCTGTAAAAGTGCTCCTCAACCTCGCGGCCATGGGCCTTGAATCGCTGGTGCGCGGCGGGACGTTGGCTGTCGGTGCAGAACGGCAGGACGGCGCTACCGAGATCGCCATCCGCGCGTCAGGCCCCAAGGTCGCCTTTGACGATACCATCGGCCAGGCTCTCTCGGGCAAGCTCGATGCTGGGCAGATCACGGGCCGCACGGCTCCTGCGCATATGATCAAGCTGCTCTGCGACGAACAGGGCGGCGGCGTGCAATATGCGCATACGCCGGAGGCGCTCGTGCTCGGCGCGGTACTGCCCGATGCTGAAGGGATGATCGGCTGA